In Variovorax paradoxus, a single genomic region encodes these proteins:
- a CDS encoding efflux RND transporter permease subunit yields the protein MLTRLVQFALAQRLFVLLAGALLAGAGWYAFRNLPIDAFPDVASTQVKIIMKAPGMTPEEIETRIAVPIEVEMLGIPNQRILRSMSKYGIVDITVDFEDATDIYWARQQVAERLSNISADLPSGISGGMAPITTPLGEMFMFTVESKEMSLEERRSLLDWVIRPALRSVPGVADVNALGGKVRTFEIVPDPVKLAAVGLSTTQLRKAIEENNRNDGAGRLREGDEVLLVRSEGSIRTMEDLRAIVVKAEGGASVRVADVAQVREGYLTRYGVVTQSGKGEAVEGLVLGLAGANAQKVVQGVTQKLEELKPTLPKGVEIKVFYNRANLVETAVGTVSKALLEATVLVLVLLGAFLGNLRAAVTVAAVLPLSALATFILMRWYGMSANLMSLGGLAIALGMLVDGAVVVVENIVQHLAHDGKDKLPRQHVVFRAVREVAAPVAAGILIIAVVFLPLMTLQGLEGKFFVPVAMTIVFALASSLILSLTVIPVLSSFLFKKVQHDDPWLPRQALRLYSPILDFALRRQTLVFIVAGVMLALAVGVYTLVGKTFMPTMDEGDIIVGIEKLPSVSLEQTAELDLKIHQALMKGVPEITGVVARAGADEIGLDPMSLNQTDTFLVLKPRSEWPAGGKPALEDKIRGVLDQLPGVVYSFTQPIDMRVSEMIIGVRGDVAIKIFGPDLKTLNDLAAQVEKLVKEVPGNQDVYTVENDGVQYLRVVVDRLAAGRYGLSVEEVQDALRVQIEGMRAGTVIDGNRRIPIVVRGPDGVKVSPAEFAALHITTPGGQSVALDQLARLERESGPVKIDREMGSRYGVVIANVTGRDLVGFVEEAKAKIAQSVQLPTGYRIAWGGQFENQQRAAARLALVVPLSLGFIFVILFSTFGSVRQALLVLSNVPFALVGGIMGLWLTGEYLSVPASVGFIALLGIAVLNGVVLVSYFNQLHAEGLPLVECVTQGARRRLRPVLMTASITAFGLIPLLFATGPGSEIQRPLAIVVIGGLITATALTLILLPILYLRFAHAKPSAAPEVSHA from the coding sequence ATGCTGACCCGTCTCGTTCAATTCGCGCTCGCGCAGCGCTTGTTCGTCCTGCTGGCCGGCGCCTTGTTGGCCGGTGCGGGCTGGTATGCCTTCCGCAACCTGCCGATCGATGCGTTTCCCGACGTAGCGAGCACGCAGGTCAAGATCATCATGAAGGCCCCGGGCATGACGCCCGAGGAGATCGAAACTCGCATCGCCGTACCGATCGAAGTCGAGATGCTGGGCATTCCCAACCAGCGCATCCTGCGCTCGATGTCCAAGTACGGCATCGTCGACATCACGGTCGATTTTGAGGACGCCACCGACATCTATTGGGCACGTCAGCAAGTGGCTGAACGGCTGTCCAACATCAGTGCCGATCTGCCTAGCGGCATCAGCGGTGGCATGGCGCCGATCACGACGCCGCTCGGCGAAATGTTCATGTTCACCGTCGAGTCCAAAGAGATGTCGCTGGAGGAGCGACGTAGCTTGCTCGACTGGGTGATCCGGCCCGCCCTGCGTTCGGTGCCGGGCGTGGCGGATGTCAATGCGCTGGGCGGCAAGGTGCGCACGTTCGAGATCGTTCCCGACCCAGTGAAGCTCGCCGCGGTGGGCCTGTCCACCACGCAGTTGCGGAAAGCCATCGAGGAAAACAACCGCAATGACGGCGCTGGCCGTCTGCGTGAAGGCGATGAAGTGCTGCTGGTGCGCAGCGAAGGCAGCATCAGGACCATGGAGGATCTGCGCGCCATCGTCGTCAAGGCCGAGGGCGGCGCGAGCGTGCGCGTTGCCGACGTTGCCCAGGTGCGCGAGGGCTATCTCACGCGCTACGGCGTGGTGACGCAAAGCGGTAAGGGCGAGGCCGTGGAAGGCCTGGTGCTCGGGTTGGCCGGCGCCAATGCACAGAAAGTTGTGCAAGGCGTGACGCAGAAGCTGGAAGAACTCAAGCCCACCTTGCCCAAGGGCGTCGAGATCAAGGTCTTCTACAACCGCGCCAATCTCGTGGAGACGGCCGTGGGCACCGTGTCTAAGGCGCTGCTGGAGGCGACCGTGCTGGTGCTGGTGCTGCTGGGGGCCTTCCTGGGCAACCTGCGGGCCGCGGTGACGGTGGCTGCGGTGCTGCCACTGTCAGCGCTGGCCACCTTCATCCTGATGCGCTGGTATGGCATGTCGGCCAACCTGATGAGCCTGGGTGGTCTGGCTATCGCGCTGGGCATGCTGGTGGACGGTGCGGTGGTGGTGGTCGAAAACATCGTCCAGCACCTGGCCCATGACGGCAAGGACAAGCTACCGCGCCAGCACGTGGTGTTCCGGGCGGTGCGCGAGGTGGCTGCCCCCGTGGCTGCCGGCATTCTGATCATCGCCGTCGTGTTCCTTCCCTTGATGACGCTGCAAGGTCTGGAAGGCAAGTTCTTCGTGCCCGTGGCGATGACGATCGTGTTCGCGCTCGCCAGTTCGCTCATCCTGTCGCTGACCGTCATTCCCGTGCTGTCGTCCTTCCTGTTCAAGAAGGTGCAGCACGACGATCCCTGGCTGCCGCGCCAGGCACTGCGGCTGTATTCGCCGATCCTGGACTTTGCCCTGCGCCGGCAGACGCTGGTCTTCATCGTGGCTGGCGTCATGCTGGCGCTCGCGGTGGGTGTCTACACCCTGGTGGGCAAGACCTTCATGCCGACCATGGACGAAGGCGACATCATCGTCGGCATCGAGAAGCTGCCCTCGGTGAGCCTGGAGCAGACGGCGGAACTCGACCTCAAGATTCATCAGGCGTTGATGAAGGGCGTGCCCGAGATCACCGGCGTCGTCGCGCGAGCCGGCGCCGACGAGATCGGCCTGGACCCCATGAGCCTGAACCAGACCGACACCTTCCTCGTGCTCAAGCCACGCAGCGAATGGCCCGCAGGCGGCAAGCCGGCGCTGGAAGACAAGATTCGCGGCGTGCTCGACCAGTTGCCGGGCGTGGTCTACAGCTTCACGCAGCCGATCGACATGCGCGTGTCCGAGATGATCATCGGCGTGCGCGGCGACGTGGCGATCAAGATCTTCGGGCCGGACTTGAAAACGCTCAATGACCTCGCCGCCCAGGTCGAAAAGCTGGTCAAGGAAGTGCCCGGCAACCAGGACGTCTACACCGTCGAGAACGATGGCGTGCAGTACCTGCGTGTGGTGGTCGATCGGCTGGCCGCAGGACGCTACGGTCTGTCGGTTGAGGAGGTGCAGGACGCCCTGCGTGTGCAGATCGAGGGTATGCGCGCCGGCACGGTGATCGACGGCAACCGGCGCATCCCGATCGTGGTACGCGGGCCGGACGGCGTGAAGGTGTCACCGGCAGAATTCGCGGCGCTCCACATCACCACGCCTGGCGGACAGAGCGTGGCGCTGGATCAGCTTGCCAGGCTGGAGCGCGAAAGCGGCCCAGTGAAGATCGACCGCGAGATGGGCAGCCGCTATGGCGTGGTGATCGCCAACGTCACCGGGCGCGATCTGGTGGGCTTCGTCGAAGAGGCCAAGGCCAAGATCGCGCAGTCGGTGCAGCTACCCACCGGCTACCGCATTGCCTGGGGTGGGCAGTTCGAGAACCAGCAGCGCGCGGCCGCGCGCTTGGCACTGGTGGTGCCGTTGTCGCTGGGCTTCATCTTCGTGATCCTGTTCTCCACCTTTGGCTCGGTGCGCCAAGCCCTGCTGGTGCTGAGCAATGTTCCCTTCGCGCTGGTGGGCGGCATCATGGGGCTGTGGTTGACGGGCGAGTACCTGTCCGTGCCGGCCTCGGTGGGTTTCATTGCCCTGCTGGGCATCGCCGTGCTCAACGGCGTGGTGCTGGTGAGTTACTTCAATCAGTTGCATGCCGAAGGCCTGCCGCTCGTCGAGTGCGTCACCCAGGGCGCGAGAAGGCGCTTGCGGCCGGTGCTGATGACCGCATCGATCACCGCTTTCGGGTTGATACCACTGTTGTTCGCCACCGGCCCAGGCTCGGAAATCCAGCGCCCGTTGGCCATCGTTGTCATCGGCGGACTGATCACGGCCACCGCCCTGACGCTGATCCTACTGCCCATCCTTTACCTGAGATTCGCACACGCCAAGCCGTCGGCGGCCCCGGAGGTGAGTCATGCCTAA
- a CDS encoding DUF3240 family protein produces MPKSCLTLILDPQIEEKLLDLLLEVAGDELFVSTPAFSHGTTHGRLSEEEKVMGRSHAVRVQILVTEERQEQLLQLLRERFAGTGLRYWATPLSIDGEIA; encoded by the coding sequence ATGCCTAAGTCCTGCTTGACCTTGATTCTTGATCCGCAGATTGAGGAGAAGCTGCTCGACCTGCTGCTCGAAGTCGCAGGTGATGAACTCTTCGTCAGCACGCCGGCGTTCAGCCACGGCACAACCCACGGGCGGCTGTCGGAAGAGGAAAAAGTGATGGGGCGCAGCCACGCGGTCCGGGTGCAGATCCTGGTCACCGAGGAACGGCAGGAGCAACTCCTGCAACTGCTGCGAGAACGTTTTGCCGGCACCGGATTGCGTTACTGGGCAACACCGTTGTCGATCGATGGAGAGATTGCATGA
- a CDS encoding TolC family protein: MKSWIMMTLGWALVLPLQVVAQPATPSDLPPAELARAAIEQEPSVVKARYALEAAGHAGRRIAASPYEWSVGVDGQRRRYDTGGNSNEWTARIERPIRIGGKAELDQGLGDATERIARVELAQARHEAARALADLWIDWLATIQARELAKEQLGFAESSASAVAGRRKAGDASLLDLNAAQADAAEARRQFDAVQAQEAKAILRLRARFPSLVMEPRSLSEPVELDMEEVQWRERVLAESETLRIMQESLKRAELTADRARADRIPDPTVGIYTASEARRSERIVGVSVSIPLGGTYRRETMQEALKQVDVTRAELERQRKEVDLAIAETINDARTALRRWRLAEQSAQMARENARLGQRGYALGEGDLQSLLLLRRQSVDAVGASLSSRIEALKARNRLLVDAHLIWGLADE, encoded by the coding sequence ATGAAGTCTTGGATCATGATGACCTTGGGGTGGGCGCTGGTGCTGCCGCTGCAGGTGGTTGCGCAGCCCGCCACTCCGTCCGACCTACCTCCTGCCGAACTTGCACGTGCGGCCATCGAGCAGGAGCCTTCCGTGGTGAAAGCCCGGTATGCGCTGGAAGCAGCAGGCCATGCGGGGCGCAGGATCGCTGCATCACCCTACGAGTGGTCTGTAGGAGTCGACGGCCAGAGACGCCGCTACGACACAGGTGGCAATTCCAACGAATGGACCGCCAGGATCGAGCGGCCGATCCGAATTGGCGGCAAAGCCGAACTCGACCAAGGCCTGGGCGACGCTACCGAGCGGATAGCTCGTGTCGAGTTGGCGCAAGCGCGGCATGAAGCGGCGCGTGCATTGGCTGACTTGTGGATCGACTGGCTGGCAACTATCCAAGCGCGAGAACTGGCCAAAGAGCAACTCGGCTTCGCCGAATCGAGCGCGTCAGCAGTCGCCGGGCGCCGCAAGGCCGGCGATGCGTCGCTTCTGGATCTCAACGCTGCGCAAGCGGACGCAGCCGAAGCGCGCCGACAGTTCGATGCCGTGCAGGCACAGGAGGCCAAGGCGATCCTTCGCCTGCGCGCACGTTTTCCGTCCCTGGTGATGGAGCCGCGGTCCTTAAGCGAGCCCGTGGAACTAGACATGGAGGAGGTGCAGTGGCGCGAACGGGTCCTGGCCGAGAGCGAAACGCTGCGGATCATGCAGGAATCGCTGAAGCGGGCCGAACTGACGGCCGATCGGGCACGGGCCGATCGGATTCCTGATCCCACGGTTGGCATTTACACGGCCTCGGAGGCTCGTCGCAGTGAACGCATCGTCGGTGTCAGCGTGAGCATCCCGCTCGGAGGGACCTATCGCAGGGAGACCATGCAAGAGGCGCTCAAGCAGGTAGACGTGACGCGGGCTGAACTGGAGCGCCAGCGCAAGGAAGTCGACCTGGCGATTGCGGAAACCATCAACGATGCCCGCACTGCACTGCGGCGATGGAGGTTGGCCGAGCAGTCCGCACAGATGGCCCGCGAGAACGCCAGGCTCGGCCAGCGTGGCTATGCCCTCGGCGAGGGGGATCTGCAATCGCTGCTGCTGCTACGTCGGCAATCCGTTGATGCTGTCGGCGCATCGCTTTCATCCCGCATCGAAGCGTTGAAGGCGCGCAATCGACTGCTGGTCGATGCCCATTTGATTTGGGGGTTAGCCGATGAGTAA
- a CDS encoding LysR family transcriptional regulator, translated as MDLRHIRAFIAVAEELHFGRAAKRLHIEQSPLSRTIRKLEADLGVTLLQRTPRGASLTWAGRAFLQDARRVILAVEHAEARARAAAEGYQDTLRIALAGDIGRVRLSTLLALCRQEAPQVNIRLSEVPLAQLVHGLSTDLFDAGLAMIDDVDAGIVAAPLWEDPLVVALPARHPLLVFKEVPLEEVVSYPLVLCDPQVCEGCSRQRERLFRSVEARPIVAEYVTTHGLMLALVAAGYGIGFSSAAHVADCQHADVVARPLADRVASLTTYLLRLEGEMRDALRQFIDRAQRAAPPSGA; from the coding sequence ATGGACCTGCGTCACATCCGGGCCTTCATTGCAGTGGCCGAGGAGTTGCACTTCGGCCGCGCGGCGAAGCGCCTGCATATCGAGCAATCACCCCTATCCCGCACGATCCGCAAGCTGGAGGCCGACTTGGGAGTGACCCTGCTCCAGCGCACGCCGCGCGGTGCCAGCCTAACCTGGGCCGGGCGCGCCTTTCTGCAGGATGCCCGCCGCGTCATACTGGCCGTCGAGCACGCCGAAGCCAGAGCACGCGCGGCGGCCGAGGGGTATCAGGACACGCTGCGCATTGCGCTGGCGGGCGACATCGGACGGGTTCGACTGTCGACGTTGCTCGCACTGTGCCGACAGGAAGCTCCGCAAGTGAACATCCGGCTGTCAGAGGTGCCACTCGCTCAATTGGTGCATGGACTGAGCACGGACCTGTTCGATGCCGGCCTTGCGATGATCGATGACGTGGACGCTGGGATTGTTGCGGCACCGTTGTGGGAAGACCCGTTGGTGGTCGCTCTTCCTGCGCGACATCCGCTACTGGTCTTCAAGGAGGTGCCCCTGGAAGAAGTGGTGAGCTATCCGCTGGTGCTGTGCGATCCACAGGTTTGCGAAGGCTGCAGCCGACAGCGCGAACGGCTGTTCCGATCAGTCGAGGCTCGGCCGATAGTGGCTGAATATGTCACTACTCATGGCCTGATGTTGGCGCTGGTGGCCGCGGGCTACGGAATCGGCTTTTCGAGCGCTGCACACGTTGCTGATTGCCAGCATGCCGACGTGGTGGCTCGACCGCTGGCCGATCGGGTGGCATCTCTGACCACCTATCTGCTGCGGCTAGAAGGAGAGATGAGGGACGCACTGAGGCAATTCATCGACCGTGCTCAGCGTGCGGCGCCACCGTCAGGCGCCTGA
- a CDS encoding AlpA family transcriptional regulator, producing MSSQTTAPALAPEHRIMRRAEVEAKTGFKRAHIYSLMKEGKFPKAMRLGVRAVGWDSVEIEQWIADRRNDRA from the coding sequence ATGTCTTCGCAGACCACCGCGCCGGCCTTGGCGCCTGAACACCGCATCATGCGCCGCGCCGAAGTCGAGGCCAAGACCGGATTCAAGCGCGCCCACATCTACAGCCTGATGAAGGAAGGCAAATTCCCCAAGGCCATGCGCCTGGGTGTGCGCGCGGTCGGCTGGGATTCTGTGGAAATCGAACAGTGGATCGCTGACCGCCGCAACGATCGCGCCTGA
- a CDS encoding ParA family protein, whose protein sequence is MQVVSIISTKGGVGKTTTAANLGGFAADAGLRVLLLDLDVQPTLSSYFTLAVRAPAGIYEMLTVNEHRAEQLVSHTAIARLHLVLSNDDRGELNTLLLHAPDGRLRLRHLLPALAPSYDLVLIDTQGARSVLLEMAVLASDMALSPVTPEILAARELRRGTLQLIEDIAPYRHLGIEPPPLNLLINRVHPVSSNARLIQQALRQVFQGQAGVRVLDTDVPAIEAYPRAATRGLPVHRVEYRQPTGRNAPAALATMRALAGELFPQWQDRFAQVSGRADAAGTAGSAGDGERA, encoded by the coding sequence ATGCAGGTGGTTTCGATCATTTCGACCAAGGGTGGCGTGGGCAAGACCACGACGGCCGCCAATCTAGGCGGCTTCGCCGCCGACGCCGGGCTGCGCGTGCTGCTGCTAGACCTAGACGTGCAGCCCACACTGTCGAGCTACTTCACACTGGCCGTTCGTGCACCCGCCGGCATCTACGAGATGCTGACGGTCAACGAGCACCGCGCCGAGCAACTGGTGTCCCATACCGCCATTGCGCGCCTGCATCTGGTGCTCTCCAATGACGACCGCGGCGAGCTGAACACGCTGCTGCTGCATGCGCCCGATGGCCGCTTGCGATTGCGCCATCTGCTGCCTGCGCTGGCGCCGAGCTACGACCTGGTGCTGATCGACACGCAGGGCGCGCGCAGTGTGCTCCTGGAGATGGCAGTGCTGGCCTCGGATATGGCGCTGTCGCCGGTCACGCCGGAAATCCTCGCAGCGCGCGAACTGCGCCGCGGCACCTTGCAGCTCATCGAGGACATCGCGCCGTACCGGCACCTCGGTATCGAGCCACCGCCATTGAATCTGCTCATCAACCGCGTGCATCCGGTGTCGTCGAACGCGCGGCTGATTCAACAGGCGCTGCGGCAGGTGTTCCAGGGCCAGGCCGGCGTGCGCGTCCTCGACACCGACGTGCCGGCGATTGAAGCCTATCCACGCGCCGCGACCAGAGGCTTGCCGGTGCATCGAGTGGAGTACCGACAGCCCACGGGCCGTAACGCCCCTGCGGCGCTGGCCACTATGCGCGCGCTGGCCGGCGAACTGTTCCCGCAGTGGCAGGACCGCTTCGCCCAAGTCAGCGGTCGCGCCGACGCGGCAGGCACAGCAGGGAGCGCGGGCGATGGCGAACGCGCATGA
- a CDS encoding ParB family protein gives MADLTQQDMAAKLLASGFERTSPTAAALTDPIADTPMVVTLDQLRPYDHDPRVTRNPAYEDIKASIRERGLDAPPAITRRPGEPHYIIRNGGNTRLAILRELWSETKDERFFRIPCLFRPWPQRGEVVMLTGHLAENELRGGLSFIERALGVEKAREFYEQENGQALSQSELARRLTADGFPLPQSHISRMQDAVHYLLPAIPNLLYGGLGRHQVERLAVLRKACERTWERRALSRNLSVDFATLFQDVLAQFDTQPDNFSPQRVQDELVGQMAELLEADYDTLALEIDDTESRQRALTSDPAPPAARPAPSAASAAPAPEPQRSSSPPSSPATPSVQASESGSSAPTGAGATASRVDAEGDQRDGCQRGERLQGHIVSPAPTTERLQSIQRMVADQMGDKLPDFEADALRAIPVQAGGLYPISDVWYIEPGLDVPDRLRVHIAQFAREVAEEAGVADQVEPSDGGIGFACVAPPAARAMPPFARAVLTLLQALCAARAAAGLDRARLADDLAPLLYGGGAYPRLSDAGLVKLFRLLRLARRLLDLETGAASSDPGRGA, from the coding sequence GTGGCTGACCTGACCCAGCAAGACATGGCCGCCAAACTGCTGGCCTCCGGCTTCGAGCGCACCAGCCCAACGGCTGCGGCCCTGACCGATCCCATCGCCGACACGCCGATGGTCGTGACGCTGGACCAGTTGCGCCCGTATGACCACGACCCGCGCGTGACGCGCAACCCAGCCTACGAGGACATCAAAGCTTCGATCCGCGAGCGCGGATTGGACGCACCGCCCGCGATCACACGCCGGCCCGGTGAGCCGCACTACATCATCCGCAACGGCGGTAATACCCGCCTGGCGATCCTGCGTGAGCTGTGGAGCGAAACCAAGGACGAACGCTTCTTCCGCATCCCCTGCCTGTTCCGCCCGTGGCCGCAGCGCGGCGAGGTGGTGATGCTCACCGGCCACCTGGCCGAGAACGAGCTGCGCGGCGGGCTGAGCTTCATCGAGCGGGCCTTGGGCGTGGAGAAGGCGCGCGAGTTCTACGAGCAGGAGAACGGCCAGGCGCTGTCGCAGAGCGAGCTGGCGCGACGCCTCACGGCCGATGGGTTTCCGCTGCCGCAGTCGCACATCAGCCGCATGCAGGACGCCGTGCACTACCTGCTGCCGGCGATCCCGAACCTGCTGTACGGCGGGCTCGGCCGCCACCAGGTCGAACGGCTCGCGGTGCTGCGCAAGGCCTGCGAGCGCACCTGGGAGCGGCGTGCGCTGAGCCGCAACCTGTCGGTGGACTTCGCCACGCTGTTCCAGGACGTGCTCGCGCAGTTCGACACGCAGCCCGACAACTTCTCGCCGCAGCGGGTGCAGGACGAGCTGGTCGGCCAGATGGCCGAGCTGCTGGAAGCGGACTACGACACGCTGGCTCTGGAGATCGACGACACGGAGAGCCGACAGCGTGCGCTGACCAGCGACCCGGCACCGCCAGCGGCGAGACCTGCACCATCAGCCGCATCGGCCGCACCTGCGCCCGAGCCGCAGCGGTCTTCGTCGCCGCCATCGTCGCCGGCTACCCCTTCGGTGCAGGCGTCGGAGTCCGGTTCGTCCGCGCCGACGGGCGCAGGCGCGACTGCATCGAGGGTTGACGCCGAAGGCGATCAGCGGGACGGCTGCCAGCGCGGTGAACGCCTACAGGGCCACATCGTGTCGCCGGCGCCGACCACCGAGCGCCTGCAATCCATCCAGCGCATGGTCGCCGACCAGATGGGCGACAAGCTGCCCGACTTCGAGGCCGACGCGCTGCGCGCCATTCCCGTGCAGGCGGGCGGGCTCTACCCCATCTCGGATGTCTGGTACATCGAGCCCGGCCTGGACGTACCGGATCGGCTGCGCGTACACATCGCGCAGTTCGCGCGCGAGGTCGCCGAGGAAGCCGGCGTGGCCGATCAGGTCGAGCCTAGCGACGGCGGCATCGGCTTCGCCTGCGTCGCGCCGCCGGCCGCGCGCGCCATGCCGCCATTCGCTCGCGCGGTGCTGACGCTGCTGCAGGCGCTGTGCGCCGCGCGTGCCGCAGCCGGGCTCGATCGCGCCCGGCTAGCCGATGACCTGGCGCCCTTGCTGTATGGCGGCGGTGCCTACCCGCGCCTGAGCGATGCCGGGCTGGTCAAACTGTTCCGGCTGCTGCGCCTGGCGCGTCGGCTTCTGGATCTGGAGACCGGCGCGGCCTCCAGCGACCCCGGCCGCGGCGCCTGA
- a CDS encoding DUF2857 domain-containing protein — protein sequence MSAPHPLNQAVIAQALHDLRNGQLRRCKAMGFGEEELDALKHPELVSMLVNATVSWCSVSVNREVLKRLLSQVHDVEREIATVDRMLRLGASTEMVSRFYGLTHQEVALRRDILGLPKRKGRHPVLDEAQDTALWKRWKAGVTERSIALDDEMAMLALTMDLAETLTLPMSVIWSAIRNWIDQGLV from the coding sequence ATGTCCGCACCGCACCCGCTCAACCAGGCCGTGATCGCGCAGGCGCTGCACGACCTGCGCAACGGGCAACTGCGACGCTGCAAGGCCATGGGCTTCGGCGAGGAAGAACTGGATGCGCTCAAGCATCCCGAACTCGTGAGCATGCTGGTCAATGCCACCGTCTCGTGGTGCTCGGTGTCGGTCAACCGCGAGGTGCTCAAGCGATTGCTGAGCCAGGTGCACGACGTGGAGCGCGAGATCGCCACGGTCGACCGCATGCTGCGCCTGGGTGCCAGCACGGAGATGGTCAGCCGCTTCTACGGCCTGACGCACCAGGAGGTCGCCCTTCGCCGCGACATCCTCGGCCTGCCCAAGCGCAAGGGACGGCATCCGGTGCTGGACGAGGCGCAGGACACGGCCCTATGGAAGCGATGGAAGGCCGGCGTCACGGAGCGCAGCATCGCGCTGGACGACGAGATGGCGATGCTGGCGCTGACCATGGACCTGGCCGAGACCTTGACCTTGCCGATGTCGGTGATCTGGTCGGCGATACGCAACTGGATCGACCAGGGGCTGGTGTAG
- a CDS encoding STY4528 family pathogenicity island replication protein, producing the protein MATGGAPRRDGPVALSALFDEALRELVPPAPPPPRGTAPTSPAAPISDGFLYSGNRHESVPRALFLDRRLTPLERNAWQVFRLQLQSDGVTAFPTYDQLRPYLASMPCAAQASHETVARALTLLRLTRWLSLVRRRRDPKTGRILGNLYVLHDEPLTPFEAMQLDPDYLGLVSQALTHAAKAVQIVGMNTLREIAEDPMLNGRTLPTRLQVLTQRMARNEWADTSYPQEPVDHESEEGQAVLLRNLNGPSSESEAGLKPALDGSLRNPKEDRTVRMDRINQVGTVPRAKALQHVRLPERLLRLKDEQQSGALVALQQVDELLRQAVLDEWDARCRNSAVRNPAGYLFGIIQKAIRGEFKAWAGEGGSPGSPPLPSSPPPRPAAPAPSAPPQPAPNGPGREAARAYLAKLRSALGDS; encoded by the coding sequence ATGGCGACCGGCGGCGCACCCCGGCGCGATGGCCCCGTGGCGCTGTCGGCGCTGTTCGACGAAGCGCTGCGGGAGCTGGTGCCACCGGCACCACCACCCCCACGCGGCACTGCCCCTACGTCGCCGGCCGCGCCGATCAGTGATGGCTTCCTCTACAGCGGCAACCGGCACGAGAGCGTGCCGCGCGCGCTGTTCCTCGACCGGCGCCTGACGCCGCTGGAGCGCAATGCCTGGCAGGTGTTCCGCCTGCAGCTTCAAAGCGATGGCGTGACGGCGTTCCCCACCTACGACCAGCTCCGGCCCTACCTTGCCTCGATGCCCTGCGCGGCGCAGGCCTCGCATGAGACCGTGGCGCGCGCCTTGACGCTGCTGCGGTTGACACGCTGGCTGAGCCTGGTGCGACGGCGCCGCGACCCGAAGACCGGGCGCATCCTCGGCAACCTCTACGTGCTGCACGACGAACCGCTGACGCCCTTCGAGGCGATGCAGCTCGACCCCGACTACCTGGGCCTGGTCAGCCAGGCGCTGACCCATGCCGCGAAGGCAGTGCAGATCGTCGGCATGAACACCCTGCGCGAGATCGCCGAAGACCCGATGCTCAATGGCCGCACGCTGCCCACACGCCTACAGGTGCTGACACAGCGCATGGCCCGCAACGAATGGGCCGATACGAGTTATCCACAAGAGCCTGTGGATCACGAATCCGAAGAAGGCCAGGCCGTCCTACTTCGGAATCTAAATGGCCCCTCTTCGGAATCCGAAGCAGGGCTGAAACCCGCGCTAGACGGCTCACTTCGGAATCCGAAGGAGGACCGTACTGTACGTATGGATCGTATAAATCAAGTAGGTACAGTACCGCGCGCGAAGGCGCTGCAGCACGTGCGCCTACCCGAGCGCCTGCTGCGCTTGAAGGACGAGCAGCAGAGCGGCGCGCTGGTGGCCTTGCAGCAGGTGGACGAGTTACTGCGGCAGGCGGTGCTGGACGAATGGGATGCCCGCTGCCGCAACAGCGCAGTGCGCAACCCGGCTGGCTACCTGTTCGGCATCATCCAGAAGGCAATCCGCGGCGAGTTCAAGGCCTGGGCCGGCGAAGGCGGCTCGCCAGGGTCGCCGCCTTTGCCGTCGTCGCCGCCGCCACGTCCAGCCGCACCCGCACCCTCTGCACCTCCACAGCCTGCTCCAAACGGCCCTGGCCGCGAGGCGGCGCGAGCCTACCTGGCGAAGCTGCGTTCGGCGCTCGGCGATTCCTGA